From the genome of Desulfosoma sp.:
GGAAGCCTCAATGAACTGGCCAGGCTGGGCAAGCCCTCCCTGCTGATTCCCAAAGCGAATCTGCCAGGGGACCATCAGGTCATGAATGCGAGAGCTATGAAGCGAGCTCGAGCTGCCGAAGTGCTTTTTGAAGACACGGTGGTGGAAAAGGGAGAACTTCAGGACCGGATTGACGGAGAGGTTTTGGCGGCCAAGATTTTGGAGCTTCTTGATGATGAGGCCGGCCTCAAGGAAATGTCCGAAAAATCCCGTCAATTCTTCAGAAAACAGGCGGCGGCCAGAATTTTGAGTGAACTTTACGGCGATCGCACTTTTGACAACGGCTGGAGCACGCAGCCTTTGGAGACCTTATCCCCTCTCCTCACCAACAATCAGCTCTTACGCCGCTTACAGAAAGTTTACGAAGCCGATCCCACGGGTTATGATCCCGAGCATCTTTCAGGAATTTCGGAAGACCTGGCCTATTATCGTTACAGAGCTGCAGCCTTGCTGGTGCATCCGTCTTGGGCCGTGCGCAACCTGGGTGTGAAACTCATCGGATTGACTCGATATCAAGAAAAAACAGGCACACTGCTTCATATGCTTTTGGATCGTACACCGGCTTCAAGGCTGGAACGCTGGTTCGGCGGTGATTTCAAACAGGTGGGCTTCATTCGCCGCAACGTGATCGCTGCCCTGATGGTGTTGAACCGTCTGGACCCTTCGGTGGAGCAGGCGCTTATGACCGCCATGGAAGATCCCTACTATGAAGTGAGGGCTCAGGCGTGCCGTGCCGTTTCTCATTTCGGCAGGTATTTGGCGGGGAAGGAACCCTGGCTCAAGGTCCTCCTGAAAAAGCTTGACGATCGATGTTTTGAAGTCAAGGTGGAAGCGGCACGGGCTTTGGGGGAAGTGGGAACCGACGGCCGAGCTCTGGAAGCGCTTTTGAAGCTCGGGGAGGCCTTCCATTGGCAAGTGCGTAATGCCGCTTTGATGGGCGTACGCCGACTTATGGAAAGGCAGGTGATTTGGCCGTGCGAAGAGCTTTCTCAAAAATTGAGCCGATTTATTTTGACCGCTCCTGACTTTCGTCCCCATTTCGTCATTCGAGAAAACTTCAATGCGGTGATGCAGCTGTGCCGTCGTCGCGGTTCCATGAGCCGGGCCGCCGACGAGACCGAACCCGGAATTGTTGTCAGGAAAAAGACATGATTTACGAACTGGCTAATGCGATTCTGGAATCATGGCAGGTCTTTTCCTTTTTAAGGCTGATCAATTACCTTACCTTTCGGGCGATCATGGCGGCCCTGACCGGAGCGGCTTTCGTGTTCGTTTTCAGCCGACCTTTTATCCTGCACATGCATAGAAAGGGTTTTCAGGATCAGCATCGGGAAACGGGCCTGGCCACTCACGACAAGAGCGGTACGCCCACCATGGGCGGCGTCTTGATTGTGGGGGCCGTGGTCTTTTCCATGGGCCTATGGGGTAATTGGCGGAATCCTTTTCTGCAATGGCCTATGCTGGCCATGCTCTGGCATGCTCTCATGGGTTTTGCCGATGATTACCGAAAAATCGTCAAAAAAAGCGGAAACAGAGGATTATCGGAGCGCACGAAACTGGCGTTGCAGAGCCTTTTCAGTGGAGGTTTCGCTTGGATCATGGTCGGTCCCCTATCTCCCGTGGGACAGGACATGGCTGTGCGCCTCTATGTTCCTTTTGTCAAGGTTCCTCTCTTCACCCTGCATCCTCTCGTCTACGCGTTGTTCATTTTTCTGTTCGTCATTTTCGTTTCCAATGCCGTCAATATCACCGACGGCCTGGACGGGTTGGCCATCACACCGTCCTTGTTCGTCATGGGCGTGCTTGGCGTGTTTGCTTACGTGCAGGGCAACACCATCTATTCCGCCTACCTTTTTTATCCTTATCTCAAAGGTGTGGGGGAACTTACGGTTTTCGGAGCGGCTTTCATCGGAGCGGGTTTGGGATTTCTTTGGTACAACGCCTATCCGGCCCAGATTTTCATGGGGGATACAGGATCTTTGGCCATCGGAGGGACGATGGCGGTCGTTTCGGTGCTGCTGAAACAGGAATTCCTCTTTCCCATTCTCGGGGGGCTTTTCGTTGCTGAAGCTTTAAGTAGTCAGATTCAGGACAAGATTGGGGTTCGATGGCTGGGGCGCCGTATTTTTTACAGAGCGCCTCTTCACCATGATTTGCAACACCGAGGGATCGCAGAAACCAAAGTGGTTATTCGACTTTGGATCATCTCCGGTCTTCTGGCCCTTGTGGCTTTAGCCACCCTAAAGATCCGCTGAAAAACCACTTAGGAGACTTGGGACTCGAGCATGATTTCAATGCCTACCAGGGTTTCTTGACTCCGGCACTCTTCGGCCCACGCAATCATAGCGGAATCCCAGAGCCTTCATCTGGTCGGGTTCATACACGTTGCGTAGATCCACAAAAACGGGTTCGGCCAAAAGAGACTTCAGGCGAGGCAGATCCAAAGCCCGATACTCGTTCCACTCCGTCAATAAAACCACACAGTGGGCTCCCTTGCAGGCCTCATATGGGGATGAACAATAGATGACTTCCGGAAGCAGTTTGGCGGCTTCCTTCATGGCCTGGGGATCGTGAGCACGCACGATGGCTCCGTGTTCCATGAGCGCCGGAATAATGGTCAAGGCGGGGGCTTCTCGCATGTCGTCGGTTTCCGGTTTAAAGGCCAATCCCAGAACCGCGATGACTTTTCCTGCCTCCGAGCCGCCCAGAGCGGCACGAATCTTTCGAACCATACGCGCTTTTTGCGCCGCGTTGACTTCCACCACCGCTTCTACGATGCGACAGGCCACGCCATGTTCCTGCGCAATTCTTAGAAGCGCCAAAGTGTCCTTTGGAAAACAGGATCCACCGTAACCGGGACCGGGATGCAGGAACTTTTTCCCGATCCTTCCGTCCAGGCCCATGCCTTTGGCCACGGCATGCACGTCGGCTCCCACTTCTTCGCATAGGTTGGCCATTTCATTAATGAAACTGATCTTGGTGGCCAAAAAGGCGTTGGAAGCGTATTTGATGAGTTCCGCTGTTTCAATGGTGGTGATCACAAAAGGGGTTTCAATCAGATAAAGCGGCCGATAGATGGCTCGAAGCCTTTCCTCGGCTCGAGGGCTTTCCACGCCGAGAACAACCCTGTCGGGGCGCATAAAATCAGCGATGGCCGCTCCTTCCCTCAAGAACTCAGGATTACTGGCCACATCGAAATCGGCCTTGGGGTTTTCCTGAGCAATGATGCGTGCCACTTGCCGAGCGGTTCCCACGGGCACCGTGCTTTTGTTGACCACCACGGTGTAATCCCTCAGGCGCGGGGCGATGGCTCGAGCTGCCTCGAACACATAGCTCAGATCCGCATAGCCGTCGCCTCGACGCGAAGCCGGAGTACCCACGGCAATAAAGATCACATCGGCCTCCCCGATATAGGGATCGAACTCAAAGTCAAAGGTTAGCCTTCCGGCGGCGCTGTTTTTTTCCACCATGGGTTGAAGCCCCGGTTCGTAGATGGGCACCTGGCCTTCGCGTAGTCGCTGAATTTTCTGGATGTCAATATCGATGCAGGAGACCTGATGTCCAAATTCCGCAAAACAGGTCCCGCTTACCAAGCCCACGTAGCCCGTCCCGATGACCGCTATTTTCATTGTCTCCTCGTCTTCGAATGCTGTAAGCTTTTTATGAAAGAAACTAACAAACATTAGCGTGCGCCACTTTAGCACAGCCGTTTGAGAAGTGAAGAGCGAAGCCATGCGCCGGTGGTCTTTAAGGACGAAAATCTTTGCGGCCATCGTGGGCGTCACCGCGGTGAGCCTCACGATCACGGCCGGCTTTCTCTTTCGGCATGCAACCCGGTTGGTTCGGTCGAAAACCATCGACGAACTCTCCACGGCATCCGCTACCGTGGCTCATTTTGTGGAACATAATCTGGAAGACGCTTTGCGTCAGCTGGAAACATGCGCCGCGCCTGGCTTGCAAAAACGTTCAGATACAGAGACAAATCCTGAACAAGGCACAGATGTCTCCCTAAAGCCGTCGTTTTTGGCGGTTTCCCGTCATCTTTTTCACACTTTCCCCTGGATCGTGGCGACGGCGTATCGAGATACCAACGGACAAATCCTTCTCAGCCATGGTGATGAACGCCTTCTTGCGACGTCTTTAGAGGCATGCGAGCCTTTGGCTCTTTTTCCCAAAGGTTGTTTCATTCGAGCTTTTGAACAGGCGGATGCGGGAAAGGTGTATGTGGAGCTGGGGTTGAGCCGAATTGAAGGGGGGAGCCCTTGGACCTTTGTTGTGGATATGTCATCCTTGACGGAAACGGCTCCTGTGCCTCAAAGACTTTTCAACGACCTCGTGGTGGTTTTAGGCAAACTGGGCCGTGCCGACACCCTGGTGGTCAAGTCAGCATCATGGGCGGACAAGAAACTTCAAGAGGATTTGGCTGTGAGGCTCGGACAGATCTTTCTGGGCGCTCGAAAGCCGGATCCCGGTTCCATAACGGTTGAAGCCCAAGAAATCTTGGTGGCATTCAGCCACTTGCCCAAGGTTCGGTGGCCTCTTGCCATGGCCGTGCCCTCATCCCATGCCGGCCTTCCTTCCTCGGCCCTGCTTTCGGGTGTGGCCTGGGCTTGCTCCTTGAGTGTCCTGCTTTCCCTGGTGGTGGCCTGGCTTGCCGCTTCGCGCCTCATGCAACCTCTTCGACGTCTTCAGGAGGCTTTTCACGAATTCAGCCAAGGACATTGGAATGTTCAAGTGCCGGTGACGTCCGGGGACGAAATCGCCGAATTGACCGACGGGTTCAACCAAGGGGTGGTGTTTCTGAACACCCAGCACCGAAAGCTCAAGAGATTTCAAACCGTGGTGCATCATGCTCAGGATGCCGTGGTTCTGTGTTCTTCAAAAGGAAGCTTCGTTTATGCGAACCCCTCGGCTTACGAGTTTTTCGGTTTTCAACGTCGAGAAGACATCGTCCTCACGAGACTTCACGACCGAGTCTGCACCGTGGATCGAGAACGATTTGAAAACACCGTCTGGCCGCTCATGCTTCAAGGGCCATGGGAAGGGGAAGTCCATTTTTGTCGTCAGGATGGAAAAGTTCAGGTGGGATGGCTTCGAGCAGGAGTGGTTCCCGAAGGCACCGGTGAACCTAATTTTGTCTACGCCATCATTCGGGATATTACCGATCGAAAGGCGACGGAAGAAGCTTTGCGCACGGCTGAAGAATACTACCGAACCCTGTTTCGAACCAGCCGCGATGCCATTGTGGTGACCGATCCTTCAGAAATCATTGTGGATGTCAACGAGCCCGCTTTTCCCTGTATTTTCGGATACACACGCCAAGAAATTCTGGGGCGTTCCATCATTGATCTCATGGCCGAAGAATCCAGAGCTTCAACGGCGCCTTTTCCGGAGGCCACGAAAGAAGCAGACCGCGTTACCGTCAAATGGCGTCGCAAAGATGGATCCCTCTTTCAAGGCGAGGCCACCTTAAGCACCCTCAAAAATGCCAAGGATCATTGGCTCGGCTATGTGCGCGTGATTCGCGACGTTAGCGAACGAGAAGGCTTTTTGGAAAAATTGGAAAGGGCCTACCAGGATCTTAAGAGTTTGGATGAGTTGAAGGATAAGTTTTTGGCCGGAGTCAGTCACGATCTACGCACACCCCTCATTCCTGTAAGGGCTTTTCTCGAAAAGTTGCTTCAAGGCAAATGGGGACCGTTGACACCTAGGCAGGAAGAGTTCCTTCGTTACTGTTTGATCGGCGTGAGTCGAGAAATGATCCTTGTGGATGAATTGCTGGACTACACGCGACTGAAATCGGGAAAATTGACCCTGCGTCAAGAAAGGGTGGACCTACAGGAAGTTCTTCGAACAAGCCTTTTCCTTCTCAAAATCTTGGCCCAAACCAATCGCCTGACCATTGCCGTGGACATCCCTTTGGAGCCCGTTCCAATCCTGGGGGATTACAACAAGTTGCTGCGCATTTTTCATAATCTCTTTTCCAACGCGGTCAAATACAACCGACCGGGAGGCCATGTGACGGTTCGAGGCACGTGGGAAGGTCTTGAACGTTTTCGTGTGGCTGTGGAAGATACGGGGATCGGCATTCCCCAAGAAGATTTGCGGCGCATTTTTGACGACTTTTACCGCGTGGACGCAAGCGGATCGGTTGTGAGGGGTTCCGGTATCGGGTTGGCTGTGGTGAAGGAATTGGTGCATCTGCATAACGCCCAGCTGGATGTACAAAGCACCCTGGGTGTAGGAAGCATCTTTGCCATCACTTTTCCCGTGCTGGGGGATTCTCAGAATGACCGGAACCAGACATCGTCGTGAAACGTCGTGAGAACTTCAGGATGATTGGTTCGACCGGGTGCGGTTCAAGGGCACATCATGTAGCTCATGAGGGAAGGGAGTTGACGGTGGAAATTTTTACATTTTCCAAGAAAGGCGACGGTGGAGAGACAAGCCTGTTGACCGGGGAAAGGGTTTCCAAGGCAAGTCTAAGACCAGAGACCTACGGCACCTTGGATGAGGCCAGTTCCGTTTTGGGACTGGCCAAGGCTTTGAGCACCAATGACACGGTGCGCCATCTGGTGCACACCATTCAGGAGGATTTGATCCTTCTTGGAGCTCAACTGGCCTGCAGCGCCGAAGAACGCTGTAAGTGGAAGGTGGAAAACCACCATGTGCATCGGCTGGAACAATGGATCGAAGACCTGCAGCGAGAAGTGCCTCTTCCGCGGCATTTCGTGCTGCCAGGAACCAACGCCGTCAGCGCCGCTCTGGACATGGCGCGGACCGTTGTGCGGCGCGCCGAACGCCGTGCAGCAGGCATGAAGGAAGCCGGCATGCTGGAAGACCCGCTCGTCCAGGCTTACCTGAACCGCTTGGCCGACCTGTTGTTCACCTTGGCCCGATACGCCGAAAAACATCCTTGAGTGCCCCGGTTCATGAAAGCTTGTGCCACAAAAAATCATAAAAGAAAGAGAAAAAAAACGAAAAAAACCAAGAGATCAAAGGCCGACGTTTTCCCTCTTTTTTCATAAATTCCTTTTCCTTCCCCGAAATTTTCCTTTTTCGAACTTGCCATACGGCTCAAAGATCTTTATGAAATGTTAGCACTCGGCGGAAGCGAGTGCTAACATCATTTCAAGGTTTACAAGGAGTGAGAAGCCATGAAGTTACGTCCACTGCATGACCGAGTGATCGTCAAACGTTTGGAGGAAGAGGAACGGACCCAAGGCGGTATCATCATCCCTGACACGGCCAAGGAAAAGCCTCAGCAAGGCAAGGTTTTGGCCGTGGGTAAAGGGAAGCTCTTGGACAAGGGCGATGTGGTTCCCTTGATGGTCAAGGAAGGTGACCGAGTGCTCTTTTCCAAGTATGCCGGCACGGAAGTCAAGGTGGAAGGCGAAGAGCTTCTCATTATGCGTGAAGACGACATTCTGGCCATTCTCGACTGATCGCATGGATGAGGAGGAGGCATCATGGCAGCGAAGGAAATCAAATACTACGGTGAAGCCCGTTCCAAGATTTTAAAGGGCGTTGACATCTTGGCCGATGCGGTCAAGGTGACTTTGGGTCCCAAGGGCCGTAATGTGGTCATTGAGAAAACCTTTGGATCGCCCACGGTAACGAAGGATGGTGTCACGGTCGCCAAGGAAATCGAGCTTGAGGACAAGTTCCTCAACATGGGCGCGCAAATGGTCAAAGAAGTGGCCAGCAAGACCAGTGATGTGGCGGGAGATGGTACCACCACGGCCACCATTTTGGCGCAGGCCATTGCGCATGAAGGTTTCAAGTTGGTGGCGGCCGGCCATAATCCCATGGCTTTAAAGCGCGGCATTGAAAAGGCGGTGGCCAAAGCCGTTGAGGCCCTCAAGGAAATGAGCAAGCCCACCAAGGACCAGAGGGAAATCGCTCAGGTAGGGACCATTTCCGCCAACAATGACGCCACCATCGGAGACATCATTGCCGAAGCCATGAACAAGGTCGGCAAAGAAGGTGTCATCACGGTGGAAGAAGCCAAGGGCATGGAAACCACTCTGGATGTGGTGGAAGGTATGCAGTTCGACCGGGGCTATATTTCCCCGTACTTTGTCACCGATCCCGAAAAGATGGAAGTGATCCTGGAAGATGCTTACATCCTCTGCCATGAAAAGAAGATCAGCGGCATGAAGGATTTGCTGCCCATTCTGGAGCAGATCGCCAAGATGGGCAAGCCGCTGCTCATTATTGCCGAGGATGTGGAAGGCGAAGCCCTGGCCACCTTGGTGGTGAACAAACTGCGCGGCACCTTAAAGGTATGCGCCGTGAAGGCTCCAGGCTTTGGGGATCGTCGCAAGGCCATGTTGCAGGACATTGCCATTTTGACCGGCGGTCAGGTGGTGTCCGAAGACCTGGGCGTCAAGTTGGAAAATGTGACCTTGAAGGATTTGGGATCCGCCAAACGTGTGGTGGTGGACAAAGACAACACCACGATTGTGGATGGGGCTGGATCCAAGGAAGCTATCGAGGCGCGGGTCAAGCAGATCCGTGTGCAGATCGAAGAAACCACCAGCGATTATGATCGCGAAAAACTCCAGGAACGCTTGGCCAAGCTGGTGGGTGGCGTGGCCGTGATTCGTGTGGGGGCGGCTACGGAAACGGAGATGAAGGAAAAGAAGGCCCGTGTGGAAGACGCTCTGAACGCCACCCGCGCCGCCGTGGAAGAAGGCATCGTGCCGGGTGGTGGTGTGGCCTTGCTGCGCTGCCAAAAGGCCTTGGAAGATCTGAAGCTCGAGGGTGAGGAAAAATTCGGCCTGGACATCGTGCGCAAGGCTTTGGAGGCGCCGTTGCGCCAGATTGCCGACAATGCCGGCCATGAAGGTTCCGTGGTGGTGGAAAGGGTGCGCGAAGGTGAAGGAGCCTTTGGCTTCAATGCAGAAAAAGAAATTTATGAAGACCTGATTGCAGCCGGGGTTATCGATCCCACCAAAGTGGTGCGTTTTGCTCTGCAAAATGCCGCCAGCGTCGCGTCCCTGCTGCTCACCACCGAAGCGATGATCGCCGAAAAACCCAAGGAAAAGAAGGAAAGCCCGACCCCGCCCATGGATGACATGTATTAATCCCAGGGCTATTCCTGGGCACTCCCAAGAACCCGGACTCTGTCCGGGTTCTTTTTTGTTGCACCTTCGGCGTCGATTTTGCTAAGCAACGGAACGCTGCACACCCAAATCCGTGCTGAAAAGCATGAAAGGAGGAGCCGCCATGGCTCGCGTCACAGTAGAAGATTGCCTCAAACAAGTAGAAAATCGGTTCGCCTTGGTGCATTTGGCGGTCCGTCGCGTTCTTCAGCTTCGCAAAGGGGCGCCCCCCCTTATCGATGCCCCGAAAAACAAAGAAGTGGTCATCGCCCTTCGCGAGATTGCCGCCGGAAAAGTGACACCCCAGAACATTCTGGAACTTGAAGCTCAAGAAGACCAAACCGGTGAGCTTGCTCGGCGTCGTCGCATTGCTTCCAGTTCCGAAGAGATTCAGGAAGTCCTGGAAGAGTCGGCTCAGAGCGGGTCGTTGGAAGAGACCATGGAAGAGGCCGTAGCCGAGGAAAGTCGAAAACAGGACGAAGAGCTCGATTGAAGCGTCGCCGTCAAAGCCCATGGAGTGAAGCTGGAATGGGAAACCGGAGCGTCATGACTTGTTTGGAAAAGCGGGAATGGCTCAATCGAACGGCGGTGGCTTTGGACGATCTTCTCTCCCGGGGTCGAGCTCTGGAAGAAGCGGGGCTGATTCACGATGCCGTGGATTTTTATGAAAAGGCTCAGGCGAGGAGTGAACTGGAACGACTGTTGCCCTTGGCCCTAGAGGAAGGGGATGCTTTTCTTTTTGTTCGCCTGCACCGGCTTCTGAAAAAGGATCCTTCCCCTGAACAGTGGGAAATCCTGGCGCAACGGGCGGAAGCACTGGGAAAAAACCTTTATGCACAGCGTGCACGGCAGCACCTTGCTTGACAAGCGGCCCCACCATGCTTATGGAACCTTCGGTTTTGCCGTCCTTTGAAAGAAACCCTAAAGAGCTTTTCAAACACAGGTGATGGCGACGATGGCATCGACCCGGGACTATTACGAGATCCTTGGTGTTTCTCGCAACGCCAGCGAAGAAGAAATCAAGAAGGCTTATCGAAAGCTGGCCCTTCAATACCACCCCGATCGCAATCCGGGGGACAAGGAAGCGGAGGAACGGTTCAAGGAAGCGGCGGAAGCTTACGAAGTGCTTCGAGATCCTCAAAAACGTCAATTATACGACCAATTCGGTCATGAAGGACTACGTGGGGCCGGCTTTCAAGGTTTTCAAGGATTTGAGGATATTTTCAGTTCCTTCGGGGACATCTTTCAGGAGTTTTTTTCCTTCAATTTTGGGACGTCTCAAAGGCCGAGAACCAGCGCTCGACCTGGAAACGATCTCCTTTACGAGCTGGAAATTTCCTTTGAAGAAGCTGTTTTTGGCACCGAAAAGGATTTGGAAATCGATACGTACCGGCAGTGCGAACGCTGCGGAGGCAACGGATCGGAGCCGGGATCTTCGGAAAGCACATGCCCCTTGTGTCGAGGGCGGGGACAGGTGGTGCAAAGTCAAGGGTTTTTCCGTATTGCCACCACATGCACGCGCTGCCATGGCGCCGGCCGTGTGATCACAACCCCTTGTCGCGATTGTGGCGGGCAAGGACGACTCCGATGCGTGAAAAAAGTGCATGTAAAAGTGCCGCCGGGTGTGGATTCCGGAACACGGCTCCGTTTGCGTGGTGAAGGCGAAAGCGGTTATCGCGGGGGTATGGCGGGGGATCTGTACGTGCGGCTGAAAGTACGGCCTCACGAAATTTTTGAACGGGACGGCAACGACCTCTATGCCAAGATCTCCGTCTCTTTCGTGCAAGCCATCCTGGGCGACCAGGTTCTCTTGAAGACTTTGGATGGCGAAAAGATCATCAAGATTGAACCGGGCACACAGCCCGGAACAGTGCTTAAGTTTCATGGGGAAGGGGTGCCTTCTCTTCGAGGTTACGGACGAGGCGACCTCTTTGTCCAAGTGGATGTCACCATTCCCTCCAAAATCACGCCCCGCCAAAAAGAGCTTCTTCAGGAATTTCTGGCCATTGAGGAAGAAAAGGCCGAAAAAAAAGGTCGTAAGTGGCCGTGGACCAAGCGACATCAAGACAAGAACCGAGTCGCAGGGGAAGCCGCCCGCTAAGGTTCGAGTACCGTTAAGATCGATGCTGAGGATGCCGCCTTTCCTAGGGGGACGCGTAGGAGCGTCCGTTCGGGTTGCCGAAGGGTAAGGACAGTGAGAGGCGGAATCTGTGGGGACGATTGACGGAAAAAGAGGGTGCGGCTTTTCTGAAAAGTTGTGGGGCGGACTCATGGTTCGCCCCTACAGGGTGTTGGTTTTGGGCGGATCCATGGATCCGTCCCTACAGGGCAATGATTTTGGGTGGCTATATTGTTGCGCCTTGACGGGTTCCAAAGAATCTGAAGACGTCGATTTTGGTGTCGTTTTGGCGGATAAGATCTTATGGTGCCACAGCAAGTCCTTGGTGTGCCGCTGAAACCGGCGGCTGCTTATGGGCCAAGAGGTAAGGAGTGCCGATCGTGTGGGGTGACCGTCAATCCGCCCAATACCGAGATTTTCATGCCACAGCCCTCTATTGTCCGCGATGTCGGCAGGCCATGCCGGTGCGAAGTCGCCTTCTTTTGATTCTTCCTGACGGGGAACTTCACGAATACTTGTGTGCGGTGTGTGCTACTTCCGTAGGCACGAAGACTGTCAGACAAGAGCGTGAAGCTCGCATCTATGTGGCCTAATCAAGCCGCGTTAAATAGCTCGAATCATTTCATGAGCCTGAATGTGCAAAGAGGTGAACAAGGATGATTGAAGCCCAAGGTTTGACCAAGTGGTATGGAACGGTTCCGGCCATTCAGGATGTGAGTTTTGAAATCGCCAAGGGCGAGGTGGTAGGGTTTTTGGGTCCCAATGGTGCCGGTAAATCCACCACCATTCGCATTCTCACGTGTTTCATGCCGCCTACAGCCGGATCCGCCAAGGTGGACGGCTTGGACTGCCTGGAAAACTCTTTGGAAGTCCGCCGGCGCATTGGATATCTGCCAGAAAACGTTCCTTTATATAACGAAATGACGGTGTGTCGGTTCCTTTCCTTTGTAGCCCAAGTCAAAGGGGTTCCTTGGAAAAGCATGACAAAGGAAGTGGAACGGGTCGTGGCCGTGTGCGGCTTGGAAGCAGTCCGCAACCGGATCATCGGAAATCTTTCCAAAGGCTACCGACAAAGGGTGGGATTGGCCCAGGCGTTGGTGGGAAACCCCCCGGTGCTCATCTTAGATGAACCCACCATTGGGTTGGATCCCACCCAGATCGTGGAAATTCGAAAACTCATTCAGGATTTGGGACAAGACCACACGGTGCTGCTGAGCAGCCATATTTTGCCTGAAGTGGCTCAAATTTGCCAAAGGGTGCTCATTATCAACAAGGGCCGCATCGTGGCCACGGATGCTCCGCAAGCCCTCACGTCCCAATTGCAAAAGTCGG
Proteins encoded in this window:
- the groL gene encoding chaperonin GroEL (60 kDa chaperone family; promotes refolding of misfolded polypeptides especially under stressful conditions; forms two stacked rings of heptamers to form a barrel-shaped 14mer; ends can be capped by GroES; misfolded proteins enter the barrel where they are refolded when GroES binds), coding for MAAKEIKYYGEARSKILKGVDILADAVKVTLGPKGRNVVIEKTFGSPTVTKDGVTVAKEIELEDKFLNMGAQMVKEVASKTSDVAGDGTTTATILAQAIAHEGFKLVAAGHNPMALKRGIEKAVAKAVEALKEMSKPTKDQREIAQVGTISANNDATIGDIIAEAMNKVGKEGVITVEEAKGMETTLDVVEGMQFDRGYISPYFVTDPEKMEVILEDAYILCHEKKISGMKDLLPILEQIAKMGKPLLIIAEDVEGEALATLVVNKLRGTLKVCAVKAPGFGDRRKAMLQDIAILTGGQVVSEDLGVKLENVTLKDLGSAKRVVVDKDNTTIVDGAGSKEAIEARVKQIRVQIEETTSDYDREKLQERLAKLVGGVAVIRVGAATETEMKEKKARVEDALNATRAAVEEGIVPGGGVALLRCQKALEDLKLEGEEKFGLDIVRKALEAPLRQIADNAGHEGSVVVERVREGEGAFGFNAEKEIYEDLIAAGVIDPTKVVRFALQNAASVASLLLTTEAMIAEKPKEKKESPTPPMDDMY
- the rpoZ gene encoding DNA-directed RNA polymerase subunit omega; translated protein: MARVTVEDCLKQVENRFALVHLAVRRVLQLRKGAPPLIDAPKNKEVVIALREIAAGKVTPQNILELEAQEDQTGELARRRRIASSSEEIQEVLEESAQSGSLEETMEEAVAEESRKQDEELD
- the dnaJ gene encoding molecular chaperone DnaJ, whose amino-acid sequence is MASTRDYYEILGVSRNASEEEIKKAYRKLALQYHPDRNPGDKEAEERFKEAAEAYEVLRDPQKRQLYDQFGHEGLRGAGFQGFQGFEDIFSSFGDIFQEFFSFNFGTSQRPRTSARPGNDLLYELEISFEEAVFGTEKDLEIDTYRQCERCGGNGSEPGSSESTCPLCRGRGQVVQSQGFFRIATTCTRCHGAGRVITTPCRDCGGQGRLRCVKKVHVKVPPGVDSGTRLRLRGEGESGYRGGMAGDLYVRLKVRPHEIFERDGNDLYAKISVSFVQAILGDQVLLKTLDGEKIIKIEPGTQPGTVLKFHGEGVPSLRGYGRGDLFVQVDVTIPSKITPRQKELLQEFLAIEEEKAEKKGRKWPWTKRHQDKNRVAGEAAR
- a CDS encoding ATP-binding cassette domain-containing protein; its protein translation is MIEAQGLTKWYGTVPAIQDVSFEIAKGEVVGFLGPNGAGKSTTIRILTCFMPPTAGSAKVDGLDCLENSLEVRRRIGYLPENVPLYNEMTVCRFLSFVAQVKGVPWKSMTKEVERVVAVCGLEAVRNRIIGNLSKGYRQRVGLAQALVGNPPVLILDEPTIGLDPTQIVEIRKLIQDLGQDHTVLLSSHILPEVAQICQRVLIINKGRIVATDAPQALTSQLQKSATVHLTVCGDGTGLAESLRRLDGVLNVVVEGGEPSRLIVETDRHADLRPALARTVVQHGADLLELKTVDLSLEDIFMHLVTEEPSQEQGVVAETTRVSQHEEAMES